The following are encoded in a window of Iodobacter fluviatilis genomic DNA:
- the mrdA gene encoding penicillin-binding protein 2: MSRGELKNQHRERYAFQLRIIAAALFVLSLFSLLFGRFFWLQAVQHDKYMTLAEQNRISLVPIPPSRGIIRDRNGVILAHNFSAYTLEITPSKQANLDETIEQLSSIIEITAKDKRRFKKLRDETRDFETLPIRTRLSDEEVARFAANSYRFPGVEIKARLFRHYPLGEIASHLIGYIGRINTKDLEQLDEDGVAANYRGTDHLGKIGIEQSYEQQLHGKTGFEEVEIDSGGRAVRTLRRTPPVPGSDLTLSVDIKLQKVVEDLFDKRRGSLVAIDPKTGGLLAMVSKPGFDPNLFVDGIDPLNWNELNTSIDKPLLNRAIRGEYPPGSTFKPFMALAALEGDFPLTRQTISDPGYFMYGNNKFRDSHAGGYGSMSFDRSIVVSSDTYFYQLAVQMGIDNIARFMSTLDFGSPTGVDLNGERPGVLPSPEWKKKRFKTPATQKWYSGETVSIGIGQGYNSYTPMQMAHATATLANRGVMFRPHAVGKIIDPITGIVKVVEPQPVKTMSWKSENVERVIRGMEGVIREGTGARTFAGANYIAAGKTGTAQVYSLKGSKYNKNISERLRDHSWFIVFAPADKPTIALAVIVENGGFGAQAAAPIARQALDFYLNGKMPAIPKAAASSAAPQAASSTEEIIGD, translated from the coding sequence ATGAGCCGCGGCGAACTTAAAAATCAGCATCGAGAGCGTTACGCTTTCCAGCTGCGAATCATCGCGGCTGCTCTTTTTGTTTTATCTCTTTTTTCACTGCTGTTTGGCCGTTTTTTTTGGCTGCAAGCCGTTCAGCATGATAAATACATGACGCTGGCCGAACAAAACCGAATTTCTCTCGTGCCGATTCCGCCATCGCGAGGCATTATCCGGGACAGAAACGGCGTTATTCTGGCGCATAATTTTTCTGCTTATACGCTGGAAATCACCCCTTCCAAACAGGCTAATCTAGACGAAACAATCGAGCAGCTGTCCAGCATTATTGAAATCACCGCCAAAGATAAACGCCGTTTTAAAAAGCTGCGCGATGAAACACGTGATTTTGAAACGCTGCCTATCCGCACCCGTTTAAGTGATGAAGAAGTCGCCCGATTTGCCGCCAATAGCTACCGTTTTCCCGGCGTAGAAATTAAAGCGCGTTTATTCAGACATTACCCATTAGGCGAAATCGCCAGCCATTTGATTGGCTATATTGGCCGGATTAATACTAAAGATTTAGAGCAACTCGATGAAGACGGAGTGGCGGCCAATTACCGTGGCACCGATCATTTAGGCAAAATTGGCATTGAGCAAAGCTACGAGCAGCAATTGCATGGCAAAACCGGCTTTGAAGAAGTAGAAATTGATTCTGGCGGACGCGCCGTGCGCACTTTACGCCGCACGCCGCCTGTGCCCGGCAGTGATCTCACGCTGTCTGTCGATATTAAATTGCAAAAAGTAGTAGAAGATTTATTTGATAAGCGCCGCGGCTCATTAGTGGCAATTGATCCTAAAACCGGCGGCTTATTAGCTATGGTTTCCAAGCCAGGCTTTGATCCCAATTTATTTGTAGATGGCATTGATCCATTAAACTGGAATGAGCTCAATACCTCGATTGATAAGCCTTTGCTCAACCGGGCGATTCGCGGCGAATATCCTCCGGGATCAACCTTTAAACCCTTTATGGCCTTAGCGGCCCTCGAAGGGGATTTCCCGCTGACACGGCAAACCATTAGCGATCCCGGCTATTTTATGTATGGCAATAATAAATTCCGGGATTCACATGCGGGTGGTTATGGCTCAATGAGCTTTGACCGCTCGATTGTGGTATCCAGCGACACCTATTTCTACCAACTTGCCGTACAAATGGGCATCGACAATATCGCTAGATTTATGAGCACGCTTGATTTTGGCAGCCCAACCGGAGTAGACCTGAATGGCGAACGCCCTGGCGTTTTGCCCAGCCCGGAATGGAAGAAAAAACGCTTTAAAACGCCCGCCACGCAAAAATGGTATTCAGGCGAAACCGTTTCGATCGGGATTGGCCAAGGCTATAACAGCTACACGCCGATGCAAATGGCGCATGCAACCGCCACACTGGCCAACCGGGGCGTAATGTTCCGCCCGCACGCCGTAGGCAAAATCATTGATCCCATCACAGGGATTGTAAAAGTTGTAGAGCCACAGCCCGTTAAAACCATGAGCTGGAAAAGTGAAAATGTAGAGAGGGTTATCCGAGGTATGGAAGGGGTGATCCGCGAAGGAACAGGCGCACGTACTTTTGCTGGTGCTAATTATATTGCTGCAGGTAAAACGGGTACGGCGCAGGTATATAGCCTGAAAGGCAGTAAATACAATAAAAACATCAGCGAACGTTTACGTGATCACTCTTGGTTTATTGTGTTTGCCCCTGCTGACAAGCCGACAATTGCGCTCGCCGTTATTGTAGAAAACGGGGGCTTTGGCGCGCAGGCAGCAGCTCCGATTGCAAGACAGGCGCTGGATTTTTATCTGAACGGTAAAATGCCTGCCATCCCCAAAGCAGCAGCCAGCAGCGCTGCTCCTCAGGCAGCAAGCAGTACAGAGGAGATCATCGGTGATTAA
- the mreD gene encoding rod shape-determining protein MreD → MPVSRQLLRPVSSGFILLTFVLSLAINLLPWQAGLIGFAPDFVALFIIYWSLNQPRRVGVGWAFFLGLLMDVADGNILGQHALAYTVIAYLTLARQRQLAVFPFWQQAFVALALMLSGQALMLALRTAMGAPFPGWAYFAGCFVAAFIWPPLSNILLSHQRRPTTEEL, encoded by the coding sequence ATGCCTGTTTCACGTCAATTACTTCGCCCAGTCAGCAGTGGTTTCATCCTGCTGACCTTTGTTCTTTCGCTTGCCATTAATCTTTTGCCTTGGCAGGCAGGGTTGATCGGCTTTGCACCGGATTTTGTCGCATTATTTATTATCTACTGGTCGCTCAACCAGCCCCGCCGCGTGGGTGTGGGCTGGGCCTTTTTTCTGGGGCTCTTAATGGATGTGGCCGACGGGAATATTCTTGGCCAGCATGCTCTGGCCTATACCGTCATCGCCTACCTGACACTTGCACGTCAGCGCCAGCTGGCTGTTTTCCCATTTTGGCAGCAGGCTTTTGTTGCCTTGGCACTGATGCTGTCCGGGCAAGCGCTGATGTTGGCCCTGCGTACCGCGATGGGCGCACCCTTTCCTGGCTGGGCTTATTTTGCAGGTTGCTTTGTGGCTGCATTTATCTGGCCCCCGCTTTCCAATATTCTGCTCTCTCATCAACGCAGACCGACGACTGAAGAACTATGA
- the mreC gene encoding rod shape-determining protein MreC, which produces MQASQPAFFKQGPKPLTRFFLFSVLSVSLIVGDANYQMLGPVRQQLSILLYPLQWLVTAPFEVLRDTSTFLSRQAELLGENRKLHDAQLLASVNAMKLKSLEAENARLRQLNSVQASQPSQLTEILYNGRDPFTARLIVDRGERAKISEGQIVVDASGVVGQVVRVQSMTSEVRLISDRNHMVPVQIERNQLRTVIYGMGRGLPLEIRNMSSNSEIKEGDILITSGIDGLYPPGLPVAKVQKIERNTGNAFARIYCTPLAGIEQHRFLLILDHNQAAAPYPANASETAGAKKKKGR; this is translated from the coding sequence ATGCAAGCCTCTCAGCCCGCCTTTTTTAAGCAGGGACCTAAACCGCTGACGCGGTTTTTCCTGTTTTCTGTCCTGTCTGTTAGTTTGATAGTAGGGGACGCCAACTATCAGATGCTCGGGCCTGTCCGCCAGCAGCTCTCTATCCTGCTTTACCCTTTGCAATGGCTTGTCACCGCGCCATTCGAGGTACTCAGAGACACCAGCACCTTTTTATCAAGACAAGCTGAGCTACTGGGAGAAAACCGTAAGCTGCACGATGCCCAGCTCTTAGCCAGTGTCAATGCGATGAAATTAAAATCGCTAGAAGCTGAAAACGCCCGCCTGAGGCAACTCAATAGTGTTCAGGCCAGCCAACCCAGCCAGCTAACAGAAATCCTCTACAACGGCCGTGATCCGTTTACCGCTCGCCTGATTGTTGATCGGGGTGAAAGAGCGAAGATCAGTGAAGGGCAGATTGTTGTGGATGCCAGCGGTGTGGTGGGCCAGGTGGTCCGGGTGCAATCGATGACCAGCGAAGTGCGGCTGATTTCTGACCGTAATCATATGGTGCCCGTGCAAATCGAGCGCAATCAGTTGCGTACGGTGATTTATGGAATGGGGCGCGGTTTACCGCTTGAAATTCGCAATATGTCGTCTAATTCAGAAATTAAAGAAGGCGATATTCTGATTACTTCGGGTATTGATGGTTTATATCCGCCAGGATTACCGGTAGCCAAAGTGCAAAAAATTGAACGCAATACCGGCAATGCCTTTGCCCGCATTTATTGCACCCCTCTGGCTGGTATTGAGCAACATCGCTTCTTACTTATTTTAGATCACAATCAAGCCGCTGCCCCTTATCCAGCCAATGCTTCAGAAACGGCTGGGGCCAAGAAAAAGAAGGGTCGCTAA